A genomic stretch from Sphingobacterium sp. ML3W includes:
- the rpsJ gene encoding 30S ribosomal protein S10, which yields MSQRIRIKLKSYDYNLVDKSAEKIVKTVKPTGAVVSGPIPLPTEKKIYTVLRSPHVNKKAREQFQLCAYKRLLDIYSSNAKTVDALMKLELPSGVEVEIKV from the coding sequence ATGAGCCAAAGAATCAGAATTAAATTGAAATCTTACGATTACAATTTGGTTGACAAGTCAGCTGAAAAAATCGTAAAAACAGTAAAACCTACAGGTGCAGTTGTTAGTGGTCCTATTCCATTGCCTACTGAGAAAAAAATCTACACGGTATTACGTTCGCCACACGTTAACAAAAAAGCACGTGAGCAATTCCAATTGTGTGCTTACAAAAGATTGTTGGATATCTATTCATCAAACGCTAAAACTGTTGACGCATTGATGAAACTTGAATTACCTTCAGGTGTTGAAGTAGAAATCAAAGTGTGA
- the fsa gene encoding fructose-6-phosphate aldolase has protein sequence MKFFIDTANLEQIKEAQDLGVLDGVTTNPSLMAKEGISGDENVINHYKAICAIVDGDVSAEVISTTYEEMIKEGEALAALDSKIVVKVPMIKDGVKAIKYFSKKGIKTNCTLVFTAGQALLAAKAGATYVSPFIGRLDDISTDGLALIEDIRLIYDNYQYPTQILAASVRHSAHILGCAKIGADVMTGPLSAMLALLKHPLTDSGLATFLADHAKAAGK, from the coding sequence ATGAAATTTTTTATTGACACAGCGAACCTAGAGCAAATCAAGGAAGCCCAAGACTTAGGCGTATTAGACGGTGTAACGACCAATCCAAGTTTAATGGCTAAAGAAGGTATCAGCGGTGATGAGAACGTAATCAACCACTACAAAGCAATCTGTGCAATTGTTGACGGCGACGTGAGTGCTGAGGTTATTTCTACAACTTACGAAGAAATGATCAAAGAAGGAGAAGCATTAGCAGCTCTTGACAGCAAGATCGTGGTAAAAGTTCCTATGATCAAAGATGGCGTGAAAGCAATTAAATATTTCAGCAAAAAAGGCATTAAAACAAACTGTACATTGGTATTCACTGCTGGTCAAGCGCTATTGGCGGCCAAAGCAGGTGCTACTTATGTATCTCCTTTTATTGGCCGTTTGGATGATATCTCTACAGATGGATTGGCATTGATCGAAGATATCCGTTTGATCTACGATAACTACCAATACCCAACCCAGATCTTAGCAGCTTCTGTGCGCCATAGTGCACACATCTTAGGTTGTGCTAAAATCGGTGCAGATGTAATGACAGGTCCATTATCAGCAATGTTAGCATTATTAAAACACCCATTGACAGATAGCGGTTTAGCGACATTCTTGGCTGACCACGCTAAAGCTGCAGGTAAATAA
- a CDS encoding MFS transporter — protein MQVFRSLHYRNFRLHVIGQAISLMGTWMQRIAISWLVYELTGSVFWLGFVQFISLLPSLVLSPFIGSFVDKHKKYKLVLLTQIGLMIQAGMLTLLVYLKLETVLWLSVLGLIQGVINSFDVLGRQSLMMYLVGDRKDLPNAIALNSTIFNGARMLGPAIGGILLSTYGELVCFALNFISFVPVIITLLMMKVDETKVQLSKGSNWEGLVEGFRYLKRSPHISSLIIIMTFSSLIVIPYTSLLPAIAKEMFHGDERIFSWFESAAGLGAMIGAFNMARLKSGTNLRYQVMGAAALMGLALLFLAHSSMLQMALVYVMLVSFAMMMQNSSINTYIQTHAIPIYRARAISYYVMAFQGIFPIGTLMIGSLASYCGLRTTLYLMGGLGIVIALLYYTYLRMHIHKRLFKL, from the coding sequence ATGCAGGTTTTTAGGTCTCTCCATTATAGAAACTTCCGTTTACATGTAATAGGACAAGCAATTTCCCTAATGGGGACTTGGATGCAGCGGATAGCAATCAGCTGGCTGGTCTATGAACTGACAGGTTCGGTCTTCTGGTTGGGTTTCGTTCAGTTTATTTCCTTATTACCCTCCCTGGTCTTGTCTCCTTTTATCGGAAGTTTTGTTGATAAACATAAGAAGTATAAACTGGTGTTATTGACGCAGATCGGCCTGATGATACAGGCAGGTATGCTTACGTTGCTGGTTTACCTCAAATTGGAGACTGTGCTGTGGCTCTCGGTTCTTGGTCTGATACAAGGGGTCATCAACTCCTTCGATGTGCTCGGTCGACAGTCCTTGATGATGTATCTGGTTGGCGACCGCAAGGATCTGCCCAATGCCATTGCACTCAATTCGACCATCTTTAACGGTGCACGGATGCTGGGACCCGCCATCGGAGGGATCTTACTCAGTACCTATGGTGAATTGGTCTGTTTTGCATTGAATTTTATCAGTTTTGTGCCCGTTATCATTACATTGTTGATGATGAAGGTGGATGAAACCAAAGTGCAACTAAGTAAAGGTAGCAACTGGGAGGGGCTGGTCGAAGGTTTTCGCTACCTCAAACGTTCGCCGCATATCTCTTCCTTGATTATTATCATGACTTTTTCCAGTTTGATCGTCATTCCTTACACCTCACTCTTGCCTGCTATAGCAAAAGAAATGTTTCATGGGGATGAGCGTATATTTTCCTGGTTTGAAAGTGCTGCTGGATTGGGGGCCATGATCGGTGCATTTAACATGGCTCGACTGAAATCGGGAACGAATCTGCGCTATCAGGTGATGGGAGCGGCTGCACTGATGGGGCTAGCGTTGTTATTCCTAGCACATTCAAGTATGTTACAGATGGCTTTAGTCTATGTGATGCTGGTTTCCTTTGCTATGATGATGCAGAACTCCAGTATCAATACCTATATTCAGACACATGCCATACCGATCTATCGGGCACGGGCTATTTCGTATTATGTCATGGCCTTTCAGGGTATATTTCCAATAGGTACACTCATGATTGGTTCCCTCGCAAGTTACTGTGGTCTCCGAACTACCTTATATCTGATGGGTGGACTGGGAATAGTTATTGCGCTGCTCTATTATACCTACCTGCGGATGCATATCCATAAGCGGCTTTTTAAACTGTAG
- the rpsL gene encoding 30S ribosomal protein S12, which yields MPTIQQLVRKGRVALVDKSKSPALDSCPQRRGVCTRVYTTTPKKPNSAMRKVARVRLTNGKEVNAYIPGEGHNLQEHSIVLIRGGRVKDLPGVRYHIIRGALDTSGVAGRNQRRSKYGTKRPKPGQVAAAPTKGKKK from the coding sequence ATGCCTACTATTCAACAATTAGTTAGAAAAGGTAGAGTAGCTCTGGTTGATAAGAGTAAGTCACCAGCGTTGGACTCATGTCCACAGCGAAGAGGTGTATGTACACGTGTATATACTACTACCCCTAAAAAACCAAACTCAGCAATGCGTAAAGTAGCTCGTGTACGTTTAACAAACGGTAAAGAGGTCAACGCTTACATCCCTGGAGAAGGTCACAACTTACAAGAGCACTCGATCGTATTGATCCGTGGTGGTCGTGTTAAGGATTTACCAGGTGTGCGTTACCACATCATCCGTGGTGCATTAGATACTTCAGGTGTAGCAGGTCGTAACCAACGTCGTTCTAAATACGGAACTAAGCGTCCTAAACCAGGACAAGTAGCTGCAGCTCCAACAAAAGGTAAAAAGAAATAA
- the fusA gene encoding elongation factor G, with protein MARDLKFTRNIGIAAHIDAGKTTTTERILYYSGVNHKIGEVHEGASTMDWMEQEAERGITITSAATTVFWQYRGNKYQVNVIDTPGHVDFTVEVNRSLRVLDGLVFLFSAVDGVEPQSETNWRLADNYKVPRIGFVNKMDRSGADFLKVVGQVKSMLGSDAVALQLPIGAEDTFTGVVDLINNRGIVWNEHDKGMTFTEVPIPADMVDEVAEYREKLLEAVAGYDETLMEKFFEDPNSLTEREILDALRKAVLDNAIVPMVCGSSFKNKGVQTMLDLVMELLPSPLDVEAVKGTNPDTGEEIERKPSVNEPFAALGFKIATDPFVGRLCFIRAYSGKLDAGSYVLNTRSGNKERISRIFQMHANKQNPIPFIEAGDIGAVVGFKDIKTGDTLCDEKAPIVLESMTFPEPVIGLAIEPKTQADVDRLGIGLGKLAEEDPTFVVKTDEETGQTVISGMGELHLEILIDRLKREFKVEVNQGAPQVSYKESINGTTEHREVFKKQSGGRGKFADIKVVISPADEDFDLTKSPLQFVNEIVGGKIPKEFIPSVQKGFETSMKNGVLAGFPLSGMKVRLIDGSFHAVDSDSLSFELAARQAYREGLPKCSPVLMEPIMKIEVLTPEENMGDVMGDLNRRRGQMQGLDSRNGAQVIKALVPLSEMFGYVTQLRTITSGRATSTMEFDHFAEAPRNVADDVIAKSKGKIKGSVE; from the coding sequence ATGGCAAGAGATTTAAAATTCACTAGAAATATCGGTATCGCTGCTCACATCGATGCTGGTAAAACTACAACAACTGAGCGTATCCTTTACTACTCAGGTGTAAACCATAAAATTGGTGAAGTTCACGAAGGTGCTTCAACAATGGACTGGATGGAGCAAGAGGCTGAGCGCGGGATTACAATCACTTCTGCTGCTACTACAGTTTTCTGGCAATACCGTGGTAATAAATACCAAGTAAACGTAATCGATACACCTGGACACGTGGATTTCACGGTTGAGGTAAACCGTTCATTACGTGTATTAGACGGATTAGTATTCTTATTCTCTGCGGTTGATGGTGTTGAGCCTCAATCAGAGACTAACTGGAGATTGGCGGATAACTATAAGGTTCCACGTATCGGTTTCGTTAATAAAATGGACCGTTCAGGAGCTGACTTCTTGAAAGTTGTTGGTCAAGTAAAATCAATGTTAGGTTCTGACGCTGTCGCTTTACAATTACCTATCGGCGCTGAAGATACATTCACTGGTGTTGTTGATTTAATTAACAACCGCGGTATCGTATGGAATGAGCATGATAAAGGTATGACGTTTACAGAAGTTCCTATTCCTGCAGATATGGTGGATGAAGTTGCTGAATACCGTGAGAAATTATTAGAAGCAGTAGCTGGTTATGATGAGACTTTGATGGAGAAATTCTTCGAAGATCCAAATTCATTAACTGAGCGCGAAATCTTAGATGCTTTACGTAAAGCAGTATTAGATAATGCTATCGTTCCTATGGTATGTGGTTCATCTTTCAAAAACAAAGGTGTTCAAACCATGTTGGATCTAGTAATGGAATTATTGCCTTCACCTCTTGATGTAGAGGCTGTAAAAGGTACTAACCCTGACACTGGCGAAGAAATCGAGCGTAAACCATCTGTTAACGAGCCTTTCGCAGCTTTAGGTTTCAAAATTGCGACTGACCCATTCGTAGGTCGTTTGTGTTTCATCCGTGCTTATTCTGGTAAGTTAGATGCTGGTTCTTATGTATTGAACACTCGTTCAGGAAACAAAGAGCGTATCTCTCGTATCTTCCAAATGCACGCGAACAAACAAAACCCTATTCCTTTTATTGAGGCTGGTGATATCGGTGCAGTTGTAGGTTTCAAAGACATCAAAACTGGTGATACACTTTGTGACGAAAAAGCACCTATTGTATTAGAGTCTATGACTTTCCCTGAGCCAGTAATTGGTTTAGCGATTGAGCCTAAAACTCAAGCTGACGTAGATAGATTAGGTATTGGTCTTGGTAAATTAGCTGAAGAAGATCCTACATTCGTTGTTAAAACTGACGAAGAAACTGGTCAAACAGTTATCTCTGGTATGGGTGAGCTTCACTTAGAGATCTTGATCGACCGTTTGAAACGTGAATTCAAAGTTGAGGTTAACCAAGGTGCTCCTCAAGTATCATACAAAGAGTCTATCAACGGTACTACTGAGCACCGTGAGGTATTCAAAAAACAATCAGGTGGTCGTGGTAAATTCGCGGACATTAAAGTTGTTATTTCTCCAGCAGACGAGGATTTCGATTTAACTAAATCACCGCTTCAATTCGTGAATGAAATCGTGGGTGGTAAAATTCCTAAAGAATTTATCCCATCTGTTCAAAAAGGATTTGAAACTTCAATGAAAAATGGTGTATTAGCAGGATTCCCATTATCAGGAATGAAAGTTCGTTTGATTGATGGTTCATTCCACGCTGTCGATTCAGATTCATTGTCTTTCGAATTAGCTGCTCGTCAAGCATACCGTGAAGGATTGCCTAAATGTTCTCCTGTGTTAATGGAACCAATTATGAAAATAGAGGTTTTAACACCAGAAGAAAACATGGGTGATGTAATGGGTGACTTAAACCGTCGTCGTGGTCAAATGCAAGGTTTGGATTCACGTAACGGTGCACAAGTAATCAAAGCATTGGTTCCACTTTCTGAAATGTTCGGTTACGTAACTCAATTACGTACAATCACTTCAGGTCGTGCAACATCTACAATGGAATTTGATCACTTTGCTGAAGCTCCTCGTAACGTTGCTGATGACGTGATTGCAAAATCAAAAGGTAAAATCAAAGGTTCTGTAGAATAA
- the rpsG gene encoding 30S ribosomal protein S7: MRKSKPKKRIILPDPKFNDVQVTRFVNNMMVDGKKSIAYSIFYDAVELVEQKTQESGLEAWKKALNNVMPAVEVKSRRVGGANFQVPMEVRPDRKIALGMKWLISYARKRGEKTMFEKLAGEIISASKGEGAAVKKKEDTHKMAEANKAFSHFRF, from the coding sequence ATGAGAAAATCAAAACCGAAAAAGAGAATCATTTTACCTGATCCAAAGTTTAACGACGTTCAGGTAACACGTTTCGTAAACAATATGATGGTAGATGGTAAAAAATCTATCGCTTATTCTATTTTTTACGATGCAGTAGAATTAGTAGAACAAAAAACACAAGAAAGCGGTTTAGAAGCTTGGAAAAAAGCTTTGAACAACGTTATGCCTGCTGTTGAAGTTAAATCACGTCGTGTAGGTGGTGCTAACTTCCAAGTTCCTATGGAAGTTCGTCCAGACCGTAAAATCGCTTTGGGTATGAAATGGTTAATTTCATACGCTCGCAAACGTGGTGAAAAAACAATGTTTGAAAAATTAGCAGGAGAAATCATTTCAGCTTCTAAAGGTGAAGGTGCTGCTGTTAAGAAGAAAGAAGATACGCACAAAATGGCGGAAGCTAACAAAGCGTTCTCACACTTCAGATTCTAA
- a CDS encoding transcriptional repressor, with the protein MEQSNTVYPEILKRNSLKITQPRLKVLEIISTKDSAISQPELEKLLGKDIDRVTLYRVLASFEEKGIIHKIFDLHGTATYAMCSTNCSEHDHHDQHVHFICRVCNSVYCLDEITLPKVSIPDGFSLEAIAVNALGVCNHCKK; encoded by the coding sequence ATGGAACAATCCAATACTGTATATCCAGAAATTCTGAAACGAAATAGTTTAAAAATCACCCAACCCCGGTTAAAGGTGCTTGAAATTATTTCAACGAAAGATTCGGCTATTTCCCAGCCGGAACTGGAGAAATTATTGGGTAAGGATATTGACCGTGTGACATTGTATCGTGTATTGGCCAGTTTTGAGGAAAAGGGTATTATCCATAAGATCTTTGATCTACACGGGACCGCTACCTATGCCATGTGTTCCACCAACTGCTCCGAACATGACCATCATGACCAACATGTGCATTTCATCTGTCGGGTATGCAACTCGGTCTATTGTCTGGACGAAATTACATTGCCAAAAGTGTCTATCCCCGATGGATTTAGTTTGGAGGCGATTGCCGTAAACGCGCTCGGTGTATGTAATCATTGTAAAAAATAA
- the rnr gene encoding ribonuclease R, with product MKTRKDNPYKEVLTQLIIDIFEKSGNKPLNYKQVSSKLNLTDNDSKVAIADILQENVRSGLFVEVERGKFNLKQIKVYVTGKVDMTADGSAYIIPEDEFENDIYIAPRKLRQALHGDIVKVHTFEKRKGGRKKEGEVIEILQRAKTDFTGTISISNNFAFFIADDRKMLHDIFIPLDNLNGANDKEKVVVSIIDWPSGSKNPVGTVKHVLGVKGENNTEMNAILADYGFPLEFPKKVEDEANKITEKISKEEIAKRRDFRGVTTFTIDPADAKDFDDAISFQKLENGNYEIGVHIADVSHFVIPDTELDKEAFNRATSVYLVDRVIPMLPERLSNGVCSLRPHEDKLCFSAVFEMDEKATIHEQWFGRTIIHSDRRFSYEEAQEVIETKSGDFSHELLKLNELAYILRERKFKNGAIAFESEEVKFTLDENGKPTGVYTKVRKDAHKLIEDFMLLANRKVAEYIGKQGRGKNKLTFVYRYHDVPNPETLTTFSQFAARFGHKLTIKTDKETAKSLNAIMTKIEGSKEQNMLTSLAVRSMAKAIYTTKKTSHYGLAFDYYTHFTSPIRRYPDVMVHRLLQFYLDGGTKVNAEHYEKMSEHSSQMEKKAAEAERASIKYKQAEFLQDQIGTEYTGIVSGVTEWGMYVEIQENKCEGMVRLRDITDDFYVLDEKNYAIIGQRKKKKFQLGDEVQIRVKKVDLDKRQIDFTLLS from the coding sequence ATGAAGACAAGAAAAGATAATCCCTATAAAGAGGTATTAACACAACTGATCATCGATATTTTCGAAAAATCAGGAAACAAGCCACTCAACTATAAACAAGTTTCTTCCAAATTGAATCTGACGGACAACGATTCCAAAGTTGCCATTGCCGATATTTTACAGGAAAATGTGCGAAGCGGACTTTTTGTAGAAGTAGAACGCGGAAAATTTAACCTGAAACAAATTAAAGTATATGTCACCGGAAAAGTGGATATGACGGCAGATGGTTCCGCCTATATTATTCCTGAGGATGAATTTGAAAACGATATTTATATTGCGCCGCGTAAACTAAGACAAGCCCTGCATGGCGATATTGTCAAAGTACACACTTTTGAGAAAAGAAAAGGTGGCCGCAAAAAAGAAGGTGAAGTTATTGAAATCCTACAACGGGCCAAAACCGACTTTACCGGAACGATCAGCATTTCAAATAATTTCGCATTTTTTATCGCCGATGATCGCAAGATGTTGCACGATATCTTTATTCCACTGGACAATCTGAATGGTGCCAATGACAAAGAGAAAGTCGTGGTCTCGATCATTGACTGGCCAAGTGGCAGTAAGAATCCGGTAGGAACGGTCAAACATGTCTTGGGCGTCAAGGGTGAAAACAACACCGAGATGAATGCGATCTTGGCAGACTACGGCTTCCCATTGGAATTCCCGAAGAAGGTAGAAGATGAGGCTAATAAAATCACGGAGAAAATCAGCAAGGAAGAGATTGCCAAAAGACGTGATTTCAGGGGCGTTACCACATTTACGATTGACCCTGCAGATGCTAAAGATTTTGACGATGCCATATCTTTCCAAAAGCTGGAGAATGGCAATTACGAGATCGGTGTACATATTGCAGACGTATCGCATTTTGTGATTCCAGATACCGAGTTGGATAAAGAAGCTTTTAACCGTGCGACATCAGTCTATTTGGTAGACCGAGTCATTCCAATGCTTCCGGAGCGTTTGTCCAATGGCGTATGTTCATTACGCCCACATGAAGACAAACTTTGTTTTTCGGCAGTATTCGAAATGGATGAAAAAGCGACTATTCATGAGCAATGGTTCGGCCGTACGATTATCCATTCGGACAGACGGTTTAGCTATGAAGAAGCACAGGAAGTTATTGAGACGAAATCCGGTGATTTCAGCCATGAGCTATTGAAATTAAATGAGCTCGCTTATATCCTTCGTGAACGTAAGTTTAAAAATGGTGCGATTGCCTTTGAAAGTGAAGAGGTTAAATTCACCTTGGATGAAAATGGCAAGCCTACGGGCGTATATACCAAAGTACGTAAAGATGCCCACAAGCTGATCGAAGACTTTATGTTGTTGGCCAACCGTAAAGTGGCTGAGTATATCGGTAAGCAAGGCCGTGGTAAAAACAAATTAACATTTGTATACCGTTACCACGATGTTCCGAACCCTGAGACTTTGACTACATTTTCGCAATTTGCTGCACGTTTTGGCCACAAATTGACCATTAAAACAGACAAGGAAACAGCGAAATCCCTCAATGCTATCATGACGAAGATCGAAGGCAGCAAGGAGCAAAATATGCTGACCTCCCTGGCGGTGCGCTCCATGGCCAAGGCAATCTATACAACGAAGAAAACAAGCCATTATGGCTTGGCATTTGACTATTATACCCATTTCACCTCCCCTATCCGTCGATATCCGGATGTGATGGTACACCGTCTTTTGCAGTTCTACCTGGATGGTGGTACAAAAGTCAATGCCGAGCACTACGAGAAAATGTCGGAGCACTCTTCACAAATGGAGAAAAAGGCAGCTGAAGCTGAACGTGCATCTATTAAATACAAACAGGCGGAATTCCTACAAGACCAAATTGGTACCGAATACACGGGTATTGTATCGGGTGTGACCGAATGGGGCATGTATGTGGAGATTCAGGAGAACAAGTGTGAGGGTATGGTACGCTTGCGTGATATCACGGATGATTTCTATGTACTGGATGAGAAGAACTATGCGATTATTGGCCAGCGGAAGAAAAAGAAATTCCAGCTGGGTGATGAGGTTCAAATCCGCGTGAAGAAAGTGGATCTGGATAAGAGGCAGATAGATTTTACGTTGTTGTCATAA
- a CDS encoding IS256 family transposase codes for MYKKDQSTLYKSMIDKELLKSSKDGLELQSFFRELQARAVSQMLEGEMDSHLGYEKHERSGQGNSRNGHTSKKVRGDQGDLEIQVPRDRDGSFNPIIVPKRKNMIDGVENVIVSLYAKGMSVSDIENMMRDVYGFDLSESTIFRITDRVACDVIAWQNRPLDNVYLIVWMDGIVFKVRENSKVVNKTIYLAVGLNRDGYKEVLGMWLGKNESASFWMGILTDLKSRGVEDMLITATDNLNGFSPTIRSVFPECSTQVCVVHQIRNACRYVVWKDKKAFTADMKPIYDTPNKQAAQAALADFADRWESKYPYAVRSWRENWDELTVFYDFPLEIRRIIYTTNIIENMNGKIHKYTKNKLSFPSDDAVLKSVYLALREISKKWTMPIHNWGIIINQFLTLFEKRVQL; via the coding sequence TTGTACAAGAAGGACCAATCGACACTTTATAAGAGTATGATTGACAAAGAGTTATTAAAGAGTTCTAAGGACGGCTTGGAGCTGCAATCGTTTTTCCGCGAGTTACAGGCACGTGCAGTATCGCAAATGCTTGAAGGAGAAATGGACAGCCACCTTGGCTATGAAAAGCATGAGCGCAGTGGTCAGGGCAATTCCCGCAATGGACATACGAGCAAAAAAGTCCGTGGAGATCAGGGAGATCTGGAAATTCAGGTTCCCCGAGATCGCGATGGTTCATTCAATCCGATCATTGTTCCTAAACGCAAAAACATGATTGATGGAGTTGAGAACGTGATCGTTTCGCTGTATGCCAAAGGCATGAGTGTTTCGGATATAGAAAATATGATGCGGGATGTGTATGGATTTGACCTTTCTGAATCGACGATTTTCCGGATTACCGACCGTGTGGCGTGTGATGTGATCGCCTGGCAAAACCGCCCGCTGGACAACGTATATCTGATTGTCTGGATGGATGGTATTGTTTTTAAGGTCAGGGAGAACTCCAAAGTAGTCAATAAGACCATTTATCTTGCCGTGGGCCTGAACAGGGATGGCTATAAAGAAGTTCTGGGTATGTGGCTGGGCAAGAATGAAAGTGCCAGTTTTTGGATGGGAATCCTGACAGACCTGAAATCCCGGGGCGTAGAGGATATGCTGATTACAGCGACCGATAATCTCAATGGTTTCTCCCCTACTATACGGAGTGTTTTTCCTGAGTGTAGTACCCAGGTCTGTGTCGTCCATCAGATCAGAAATGCGTGCAGATATGTTGTATGGAAGGATAAAAAGGCCTTTACAGCGGATATGAAGCCTATCTATGATACCCCCAATAAACAGGCTGCACAGGCCGCGCTGGCTGATTTTGCCGATAGATGGGAATCCAAATATCCTTATGCTGTAAGATCATGGAGGGAGAACTGGGACGAACTGACCGTCTTTTACGACTTTCCACTTGAGATCCGCAGAATTATCTATACGACCAATATCATCGAAAACATGAATGGGAAGATCCATAAATACACAAAGAATAAACTGTCATTTCCCAGCGATGATGCCGTACTGAAATCTGTATATTTGGCTTTGAGAGAAATCTCTAAAAAGTGGACTATGCCTATTCATAATTGGGGCATTATCATAAATCAGTTCTTAACTTTATTTGAAAAAAGAGTCCAGTTATAA
- a CDS encoding outer membrane beta-barrel protein: MRLGAGPYAGVGIHAKATRGNESDSFSDAGLKTFDAGLNFLAGFKLTNGFLINGGYGLGLTNIVKGAEDGSAKNRVFSVGVGYRF; this comes from the coding sequence TTGCGCTTAGGTGCGGGGCCCTATGCTGGTGTCGGTATACATGCTAAAGCCACTCGGGGTAATGAAAGTGATAGTTTTAGCGACGCCGGTCTTAAAACCTTTGATGCTGGTTTAAACTTTCTCGCTGGGTTCAAATTAACAAACGGTTTCTTGATTAATGGAGGATATGGTCTAGGATTGACAAATATAGTGAAAGGAGCTGAGGATGGTTCTGCCAAAAACCGCGTATTCTCAGTCGGTGTTGGTTACCGGTTCTAA
- a CDS encoding AI-2E family transporter, which yields MKRFLSLPFYVKLACVLISILLLGYLAKIGDTILIPMILGLLFSLLLIPLSNFMERKLRFPRTLAGILSVILFFGVLGYGLFLLASQLTLLKEDFPAFKEQIMDGAGKLQSWVSQQFGIQHKEQMEFINKTASKSVDSGTLFLGTALVSLSSLFILFVFTFLYTFFLLIYRGHIVKFLLFVNRVEDRPIVVDVVRQIQYVVKKYLIGLLIQMSLVSLLVFICLSLIGVKYSLLLALITGVFNVLPYVGIFSSMLIIAILTFATASFTHVVLVILALIIVHMIDSNFIVPKIVGSKVKVNSLFAMLSIIIGEMIWGISGMFLAIPILAIVKIVMDRIKELKPWGFLLGEEDSKDEVYKDLFDSLNPIEKKIIDEGKE from the coding sequence ATGAAAAGATTCCTCTCTTTACCCTTCTATGTCAAGTTAGCCTGCGTATTAATTAGTATCCTGCTTCTGGGATATCTGGCCAAGATTGGTGATACCATTCTGATCCCGATGATTTTGGGCTTACTGTTTTCCCTACTTTTGATTCCATTGAGCAATTTTATGGAACGTAAGCTACGTTTTCCAAGGACATTGGCAGGAATACTCAGTGTGATTCTGTTTTTTGGGGTATTGGGCTACGGTCTTTTCCTGTTGGCCTCTCAGCTTACCTTGTTGAAAGAAGACTTTCCGGCATTTAAAGAACAGATCATGGATGGGGCAGGTAAATTGCAGAGCTGGGTCAGTCAACAGTTTGGGATACAGCATAAAGAACAGATGGAATTCATCAATAAGACGGCTTCAAAGTCGGTTGATTCAGGTACGCTGTTTTTGGGAACGGCACTGGTGTCACTCTCCTCCTTGTTTATTTTATTTGTTTTTACTTTCCTGTATACTTTCTTTCTACTGATTTATAGAGGTCATATCGTGAAGTTCCTTTTATTTGTCAATCGTGTCGAAGACCGGCCAATTGTTGTGGATGTGGTCAGACAGATTCAATATGTGGTTAAGAAATATTTGATCGGTCTGTTGATTCAGATGAGCTTGGTTTCCCTTTTAGTTTTTATTTGTCTCTCTTTAATTGGTGTAAAATACAGTCTGCTTTTAGCCTTGATTACAGGTGTATTCAACGTATTGCCTTATGTAGGTATTTTCTCCTCAATGCTTATCATAGCTATTCTGACCTTTGCAACAGCTTCGTTTACGCACGTGGTGCTGGTGATCTTGGCATTGATTATTGTGCACATGATTGACAGCAATTTTATTGTTCCCAAAATTGTGGGATCAAAGGTAAAGGTCAATTCCTTATTTGCCATGTTGTCCATTATTATCGGCGAGATGATATGGGGGATTTCAGGTATGTTTTTGGCTATTCCTATTTTGGCAATAGTCAAAATTGTAATGGACCGCATTAAAGAGCTTAAGCCCTGGGGATTTTTATTAGGGGAGGAGGACAGTAAAGATGAAGTATACAAAGATTTATTCGATTCTTTAAACCCTATCGAGAAGAAGATAATTGATGAGGGGAAAGAGTAG